The nucleotide sequence GCGCCGCGCATGCAGCTTGCCGAAGGGCACGCTGCCCGAAGCCGTGGCAATGGCCAGCGAGGCCGCGAGCGACACCGCGGTCTGCATCGGCGGCTCCTGCACCGGCGGCGGAAAACCGGGATCGGTCACGGGCGGCATCGCGGGCGGCGGATCGCCCTCGGGCGGCGGGCCGGGCGGCATGACGGGCGGTGGCGGCACCACGGGCACGTCGGGCGCGGGGGGCGGCGGACCGATGGGCGTGGCGACGATGGGGTCGAGGGCGAGTGCGGACATGGTGAGGAACAGGTTAGCGAAATCCGGTGGATGAGGCGAGGACTCGAACGAACGGTTGCGATCGGTTGCAGAGACGGACGGAACGTGCGGATGCGGTCATCGCGTCAGTGGAAATCCCGGCTGCTGTTGCTCTGCGCGAGCCGGCCCATCAGCGGCGTCAGGTCCTTGAAGCCAGTGGCGATCAGGTGCTGCACCTTGCCGCCGCTGTCGTCGTCGCGCTGCCAGGTGCCCTGCACCGCGAGCAGGTGCGATTTCAGGAGCGGCTCGCGCCAGGCCTCGATCACGTGGTTCCAGACGATCACGTTGACGTTGCCGGTCTCGTCCTCGAGCGTGACGAAGATGGTGCCGTTGGCGGTCTGCGGCCGCTGCCGGCCCTTGACGATGCCGCAGGCGCGCACCACGTGGCCGCTGGGCATGGCGCGCAGCTGCTCGGCGCTCAGGAGGTTCATGCGCGCCAGCCGCGGTCGCAGCAGCGCGAGCGGATGGCGCCGCAGCGTGAGGCGCATCGACGCATAGTCGCCGACGATCTCCTCGCCCTCGGGCGCCGCGGGCAGCACCAGCGCGTCCTCGTGGATCGGCACGCCCTTGAGCAGCCCCGGCGCGCGCCGTTGTGCCGTCGCATCCCACATCTGCTGGCGCCGATGGCCCGACAGCGAGACCAGCGCATCGGCCGCGGCCAGCGCCGCCATGTCCTTGCCGTCGAGCTCGGCGCGCAGCGCGAGGTCCTCGGTGCTGGTGAAGGCCTGTTGCGCGCGGGCTTTGAGCAGACGCTCGGCACCGCCCTGGCTGAGGCTCGCGACGCGGTTCAGGCCCAGTCGCACCGCGGGCTGGTCGTCGTGGCCCAGGCGCTCGGCATAGCGCATGTCGGTGCCCGACGGCACGCGCGGCGCATCGGCCGCGCGCGGCTCGAGCGTGGTGTCGATCCCGCTGCAGGTCACGTCGACCGGCCGCACCTCCACGCCATGCCGGCGCGCGTCCTGCACCAGCTGCGAGGGGCTGTAGAAGCCCATCGGCTGCGAGTCGAGCAAGGCGGCGAGGAAGCAGGCGGGCTCGTGGCACTTGAGCCAGCTGCTGACCGTGACCAGCAGCGCGAAGCTGGCGGCGTGGCTTTCGGGGAAGCCGTAGTCGCCGAAGCCGAGGATCTGCTTGAAGATGGCTTCGGCGAACTCGGCCTTGTACCCGTTGCCGGTCATGCCCTGCACGAGCTTGTCGTGGAAGCCCTCGAGTCCGCCCTTGCGCTTCCACGCGGCCATGGCACGGCGCAGCTGGTCGGCTTCGTCGGCGGAGAAGCCGGCCGCGATCATCGCGATCTGCATCACCTGTTCCTGGAAGATCGGGATGCCCAGCGTGCGCTCCAGCGCGGGCTTCAGATCGTCCTTCTCGTAGACGATGGGCAGGCCCTTGGCAACGCGTTCGCGCTGCTTGAGGTAGGGATGCACCATGCCGCCCTGGATCGGCCCGGGCCGCACGATCGCGACCTCGATCACCAGGTCCTCGTAGCTGCGCGGCTTCAGGCGCGGCAGCATCGACATCTGGGCGCGGCTCTCGATCTGGAACACGCCCACGGTGTCGGCATCGCAGATCATGTCGAACACCTTGGCATCGTCGCTCGGGATCTGGTGCATCTGCCTGGACCAGCCCCGCCAGCGGTTCATGTGGTCGAGCCCCCGCCTGATCGCGCTGAGCATGCCGAGCGCGAGCACGTCGACCTTGAGCATGCCCATGGCCTCGAGGTCGTCCTTCTCCCACTGGATGACCGAGCGGTCCTTCATCGAGGCCTTCTCCACCGGCACCAGCCGCGTGAGCTTCGTGTGCGTCAGCACGAAGCCGCCGACGTGCTGGCTCAGGTGGCGCGGAAAGCCGCGCAGGCGCCGCGTCATCTCGATCCACTGCACGAGCTTCAACGTGTCTTCCCGCACGCCGACACGCGCGCAGGCCGCATTCAACTGCTCGCCGAGCACGGTCTCGTCGAACCAGTAGTGGTCCTTGGCGAACTCGTCGATCAGCCGCTCGTCGATGCCGATGGCCTTGCCCACGTCGCGCAGCGCGCTGCGCGCGCGATAGCAGATGACGACCGCGGCGATGGCGGCACGCTCGCGGCCGTACTTCTTGTAGATGTACTGGATGACGTCTTCACGCCGCTGGTGTTCGAAATCGACATCGATGTCGGGCGGCTCGTTGCGATGGCGGCTCAGGAAGCGCTCGAACAGCAGCGTGCCCTTGTCGGGGTCGATCGCGGTGATGCCGAGGCAGAAGCACACCGCGGAGTTGGCCGACGAGCCGCGACCCTGGCAGAGGATCTGCTGCGACTGCGCGAACTTCACGATGTCCTCCACCGTGAGGAAGAACATCTCGTACTTCAGCTCGACGATCAGTGCCAGCTCCTTCTCGACCTGCTCGCGCACCTTGTCCGGAACGCCAGCGGGGTAGCGCAGCGCGGCGCCTTCCCAGGTCTTGCGCCTCAGCGTTTGAACGGGGGTTTCGCTGGAACCCAGGGTCTCGAGCGGGTACTTGTAGTTGTCCCTGATCACTCCCGGATCGAAGCGGCATCGATTCGCCACCACCAGCGTGTTCGCCAGCATGTCGCGCAGATAGATCTCCGCCAGCCGCATGCGCTGCCGCAGATGCCGCTCGGCATTCGACTGCAGCGCGAAGCCGCACTCGGCCACGGGACGCCCCACGCGCACGGCCGTCAGCACGTCCTGCAGCGGCTTGCACGAGCGCGCATGCATGTGCACGTCGCCGGCCGCCACCAGCGGCACACCGGCCTGCTCGCTCGCCTGGACCAGTCCGACGAACCACAGGTCGTCGTCGAGCTCGTTGAACAGCTCCAGCGCCAGCCAGAGGTTGTCGCCATGGAGCGCCTTCGCGGCCATCAGGTCTTCGTGCAGCGTGGCGGTGTCCAGGTCCTGGCCCGGATGGCGGTGCGGCACGAACAGGATCTGGCAACGCTGCAGCGATGCCACATCGCTCTCTTCCCAGCTCACGCGGTACTCGCCCTTGGGCAGTTCGGTGGTGCGCGCGGCGGTGATGAATTCGCAGAGGTTGCCCCAGCCCTCGGTGTCGTTCGCGATCACCACGAGCTTGAAGCGCTCGAAGCGGAACTCGCTGCCGTACAGCAAGCGGAAATCGGGGTTGCGCGGGATCGGCGGTTCTTCGGGATGCTTCTTCTCGTAGTCGGCGAGCTTGCGCTCCATGTCGCGCAGGCAGACGAAGGCGCGCACGATGCCGGCCACCGAGCATTCGTCGGTGATGGCCAATGCCGAATAGCCGAGCTGGTAGGCCCGGTCCACCACCTCCTCGGGCGTCGACGCCCCACGCTGGAAGCTGAAGTTCGTGAGGCAGTGCAGCTCGGCGTAGCCCGGCAGCGTCGCTACCGGCGCGGTCCTCGCGGGCGCCGGCAGCGCATGCACCTGTGCCGGCTGGCGGTTGCGCATCTGCCTTTCGCTGAGTTCAGGCATAGAAGCCCTGCAAGTACCAGCGCACCTCACCTGCGGAAAAGCGCGCCAGCGGCCGCTCGCGGAAGATCCACAGCAAGCCGGCCTCGG is from Variovorax paradoxus and encodes:
- a CDS encoding error-prone DNA polymerase, with translation MPELSERQMRNRQPAQVHALPAPARTAPVATLPGYAELHCLTNFSFQRGASTPEEVVDRAYQLGYSALAITDECSVAGIVRAFVCLRDMERKLADYEKKHPEEPPIPRNPDFRLLYGSEFRFERFKLVVIANDTEGWGNLCEFITAARTTELPKGEYRVSWEESDVASLQRCQILFVPHRHPGQDLDTATLHEDLMAAKALHGDNLWLALELFNELDDDLWFVGLVQASEQAGVPLVAAGDVHMHARSCKPLQDVLTAVRVGRPVAECGFALQSNAERHLRQRMRLAEIYLRDMLANTLVVANRCRFDPGVIRDNYKYPLETLGSSETPVQTLRRKTWEGAALRYPAGVPDKVREQVEKELALIVELKYEMFFLTVEDIVKFAQSQQILCQGRGSSANSAVCFCLGITAIDPDKGTLLFERFLSRHRNEPPDIDVDFEHQRREDVIQYIYKKYGRERAAIAAVVICYRARSALRDVGKAIGIDERLIDEFAKDHYWFDETVLGEQLNAACARVGVREDTLKLVQWIEMTRRLRGFPRHLSQHVGGFVLTHTKLTRLVPVEKASMKDRSVIQWEKDDLEAMGMLKVDVLALGMLSAIRRGLDHMNRWRGWSRQMHQIPSDDAKVFDMICDADTVGVFQIESRAQMSMLPRLKPRSYEDLVIEVAIVRPGPIQGGMVHPYLKQRERVAKGLPIVYEKDDLKPALERTLGIPIFQEQVMQIAMIAAGFSADEADQLRRAMAAWKRKGGLEGFHDKLVQGMTGNGYKAEFAEAIFKQILGFGDYGFPESHAASFALLVTVSSWLKCHEPACFLAALLDSQPMGFYSPSQLVQDARRHGVEVRPVDVTCSGIDTTLEPRAADAPRVPSGTDMRYAERLGHDDQPAVRLGLNRVASLSQGGAERLLKARAQQAFTSTEDLALRAELDGKDMAALAAADALVSLSGHRRQQMWDATAQRRAPGLLKGVPIHEDALVLPAAPEGEEIVGDYASMRLTLRRHPLALLRPRLARMNLLSAEQLRAMPSGHVVRACGIVKGRQRPQTANGTIFVTLEDETGNVNVIVWNHVIEAWREPLLKSHLLAVQGTWQRDDDSGGKVQHLIATGFKDLTPLMGRLAQSNSSRDFH